The following coding sequences are from one Fibrobacter sp. UBA4297 window:
- the metX gene encoding homoserine O-acetyltransferase MetX, which produces MSEYLHKSFGPVIPKDFNKDYGEQGFLLENGKTLPALTIRYETYGTLNAAGDNAVWVCSPLTADAHAAGWYTENDKKPGWWDELIGPGKAIDTDRFFVVCSNILGGCKGSTGPATINPRTGKPYGSTFPTITIGDMVHAQKELADALGIKEFYSVIGGSMGGFQAMKWAIYYPEQVKRIIVIASSPRFSSQALGFEVVARDVITQDPNFHGGDYYEEGKTRPDIGLANARKLAHITYLSAVGMEKKFKRAQDQENRSHAVTYSTPYDLNLPIESYLRYQGTKFVDRFDANSYLHIAHATDAFDLETEYGSIENAFKGIKAEVLNVNLSTDWLFPPHESRRITSALINTGKTVTSLELDTQFGHDGFLIEVGELGKAVGRFLDSKIIPQNGTQAVPVFHDQNDFNLLGKLVKEGSHVLDLGCGSGDLLDYLIHKKKVSGFGIEKNIKGILDCLEKDVPVIQRDLDESGIADLKDGSFDYAIINRTIQEIRDPVALLNELLRVAKQVIVTFPNFGHWSARGSLMLHGRMPISKELPYEWYDTPNIRLLTVKDFYTLCNKEGFKIENLHFQNEHKISKFLTAIGLPNFGAEHVIATISKI; this is translated from the coding sequence ATGAGTGAATATTTGCATAAATCGTTTGGTCCCGTAATCCCCAAGGATTTCAACAAGGATTATGGTGAACAGGGCTTTTTACTGGAAAACGGCAAGACGCTCCCGGCCCTGACCATCCGTTACGAAACGTACGGCACATTGAACGCCGCCGGCGATAACGCCGTGTGGGTTTGTTCGCCGTTGACCGCCGATGCGCACGCCGCCGGCTGGTACACAGAAAATGACAAGAAGCCCGGCTGGTGGGACGAACTCATCGGACCAGGCAAGGCTATCGATACAGACCGATTCTTTGTAGTTTGCAGCAACATCCTTGGAGGATGCAAGGGCTCTACTGGCCCGGCAACAATCAACCCGCGCACGGGCAAGCCCTACGGCAGTACCTTCCCTACCATTACGATAGGCGACATGGTTCACGCCCAAAAGGAACTCGCAGACGCTCTTGGCATCAAGGAATTCTACAGCGTCATCGGTGGATCCATGGGTGGATTCCAGGCGATGAAATGGGCGATTTACTACCCAGAACAGGTGAAGCGCATCATCGTGATTGCAAGCTCTCCGCGCTTTTCTAGCCAGGCACTCGGCTTTGAAGTCGTGGCCCGCGATGTCATTACGCAGGACCCGAACTTCCACGGCGGTGACTATTACGAAGAAGGTAAGACAAGACCGGACATTGGCCTTGCGAACGCCCGCAAACTCGCGCACATCACGTACCTCTCTGCCGTTGGCATGGAGAAGAAGTTCAAGCGCGCCCAGGACCAGGAAAACAGAAGCCACGCCGTCACTTACTCGACGCCGTACGACTTGAACTTGCCCATCGAAAGCTACTTACGTTATCAGGGAACGAAATTCGTCGACCGCTTTGATGCAAACAGCTACTTGCACATCGCACATGCGACCGACGCGTTCGACCTCGAAACGGAATACGGCAGCATCGAAAACGCATTCAAGGGCATCAAGGCTGAAGTCCTGAACGTGAACCTTTCGACCGACTGGCTTTTCCCGCCGCACGAGAGCCGCCGCATTACAAGCGCGCTCATCAACACCGGCAAGACTGTGACAAGCCTCGAACTCGACACGCAATTTGGCCATGACGGATTCTTGATTGAAGTGGGCGAGCTCGGTAAAGCTGTAGGCCGATTCCTCGATTCTAAGATTATCCCGCAAAACGGAACGCAGGCAGTGCCTGTATTCCACGACCAGAACGACTTTAACCTCCTCGGCAAACTCGTAAAGGAAGGAAGCCATGTACTCGACCTCGGTTGCGGCAGCGGCGACCTGTTGGATTACCTTATCCACAAGAAGAAAGTCTCGGGCTTTGGCATCGAAAAAAACATCAAAGGAATTCTCGACTGCCTCGAAAAAGATGTGCCGGTCATCCAACGCGACTTGGACGAAAGTGGCATTGCCGACCTCAAGGACGGCAGTTTCGACTACGCCATTATCAATCGCACGATTCAGGAAATTCGCGACCCGGTGGCGCTTTTGAACGAGCTTTTGCGTGTTGCAAAGCAAGTCATCGTGACGTTCCCGAATTTTGGGCACTGGTCTGCCCGCGGAAGCCTGATGCTCCACGGACGCATGCCAATTTCCAAAGAACTCCCCTACGAATGGTACGATACGCCGAACATCCGCCTTTTGACGGTGAAGGACTTCTATACGCTGTGCAACAAGGAAGGGTTCAAGATTGAAAACTTGCACTTCCAGAATGAACACAAGATAAGCAAGTTCCTGACCGCCATTGGGCTCCCGAACTTCGGCGCCGAACACGTCATCGCTACGATATCCAAGATTTAA
- a CDS encoding YicC/YloC family endoribonuclease, which yields MSIISMTGFGKSESTLQGITCVIEVRSVNSRFLEISSKIPKNFAYLENDFKAQIKDKLVRGSVNFSITLGAGNAGNIPVCYNEAAVAKFVEITKAMQKKYGIAGDIKLEHVLAIPEVLQFTDGNGDNEVWEKHLKAELDKALDGVIAMREKEGANLAVDLTRRVIHLNEVIDKIEVLDPQRIETWKVKFRERINTLMKDSEIDDVRLLQEACIMADKLDIHEEITRFRSHNKLFLDALAKGGAQGKNLGFILQEMGREANTLGTKCQNAEIAALAIELKNEIECIREQSMNVA from the coding sequence ATGTCCATAATTTCCATGACCGGGTTCGGCAAAAGCGAATCCACACTGCAAGGAATCACGTGCGTTATCGAAGTGCGCAGCGTGAACAGCCGTTTCCTCGAGATCTCGAGCAAGATTCCAAAGAACTTCGCCTACCTCGAAAACGATTTCAAGGCACAAATCAAGGACAAGCTCGTTCGCGGTTCCGTGAACTTTTCGATTACGCTTGGCGCAGGCAACGCCGGGAACATTCCCGTTTGCTACAACGAAGCCGCTGTGGCAAAGTTCGTGGAAATCACGAAAGCGATGCAGAAGAAATACGGCATTGCAGGCGACATCAAGCTCGAACATGTGCTTGCCATCCCTGAGGTTTTGCAGTTCACGGACGGCAACGGCGACAACGAAGTCTGGGAAAAGCACTTGAAGGCAGAACTCGACAAGGCATTGGATGGCGTCATCGCCATGCGCGAAAAGGAAGGAGCAAACCTCGCCGTAGACCTCACCCGCCGCGTAATCCACCTGAACGAAGTCATCGACAAGATCGAAGTACTCGACCCGCAACGCATTGAAACATGGAAGGTCAAGTTCCGCGAACGCATCAACACGCTCATGAAGGATTCCGAAATCGACGACGTTCGCCTTTTACAAGAAGCCTGCATCATGGCAGACAAGCTCGACATCCACGAAGAAATCACGAGATTCAGGAGCCACAACAAGCTGTTCCTCGACGCGCTCGCCAAGGGCGGCGCCCAGGGCAAGAACCTCGGGTTTATCCTCCAGGAAATGGGCCGTGAAGCAAATACGCTTGGCACCAAGTGCCAAAATGCCGAAATCGCAGCACTTGCCATCGAGCTCAAGAACGAGATCGAGTGCATTAGGGAACAATCAATGAACGTGGCATAA